One genomic window of Piliocolobus tephrosceles isolate RC106 chromosome 19, ASM277652v3, whole genome shotgun sequence includes the following:
- the CBR3 gene encoding carbonyl reductase [NADPH] 3, with protein sequence MSSCSRVALVTGANRGIGLAIARELCRQFSGDVVLTARDVARGQAAVQQLQAEGLSPRFHQLDIDDLQSIRALRDFLRKEYGGLNVLVNNAAVAFKSDDPMPFDIKAEMTLKTNFFATRNMCNELLPIMKPHGRVVNISSLQCLRAFENCSEDLQEKFRSETLTEGDLVDLMKKFVEDTKNEVHEREGWPNSPYGVSKLGVTVLSRILARRLDEKRKADRILVNACCPGPVQTDTDGKYNVRTVEEGADTPVYLALLPPDATEPQGQLVHDKVVQNW encoded by the exons ATGTCGTCCTGCAGCCGCGTGGCGCTGGTGACCGGAGCCAACAGGGGCATCGGCTTGGCCATCGCGCGCGAATTGTGCCGACAGTTCTCGGGGGATGTGGTGCTCACCGCGCGGGACGTGGCGCGGGGCCAGGCAGCCGTGCAGCAGCTGCAGGCGGAGGGACTGAGCCCGCGCTTCCACCAACTGGACATCGACGACCTGCAGAGCATCCGCGCCCTGCGCGACTTCCTGCGCAAGGAGTACGGTGGGCTCAATGTGCTGGTCAACAACGCGGCAGTCGCCTTCAAGA gTGATGATCCAATGCCCTTTGACATTAAAGCCGAGATGACACTGAAGACAAATTTTTTTGCCACTAGAAACATGTGCAACGAGTTACTGCCGATAATGAAACCTCATG GAAGAGTGGTGAATATCAGCAGTTTACAGTGTTTAAGGGCTTTTGAAAACTGCAGTGAAGATCTGCAGGAAAAGTTCCGCAGTGAGACACTCACAGAGGGAGACCTGGTGGATCTCATGAAAAAGTTTGTGGAGGACACAAAAAATGAGGTGCATGAGAGGGAAGGCTGGCCCAACTCACCTTATGGAGTGTCCAAGTTGGGGGTCACAGTCTTATCTAGGATTCTGGCCAGGCGTCTGGATGAGAAGAGGAAAGCCGACAGGATTCTGGTGAATGCATGCTGCCCAGGACCAGTGCAGACAGACACGGATGGGAAATACAACGTCAGGACTGTGGAGGAGGGGGCTGACACCCCTGTCTACTTGGCTCTCCTGCCTCCAGATGCCACTGAGCCACAAGGCCAGCTGGTCCATGACAAAGTTGTGCAAAACTGGTAA